A portion of the Homalodisca vitripennis isolate AUS2020 chromosome 2, UT_GWSS_2.1, whole genome shotgun sequence genome contains these proteins:
- the LOC124355769 gene encoding uncharacterized protein LOC124355769, whose protein sequence is MTGGVCQTPPLKTDDRGSLSNPATKKSLENTTCVTQGSSQTTTGYDQQMTGGDLSNPRPQKQQHHLGGVCQTPPQKQNTTCVTQGSSKTTTDQQMTGGVCQTPPQKQNTTCVTQGSSQTTTDQQMTGGVCQTPPQKQNTICVTQGSSQTTTDQQMTGGVCQTQPQKQNTTCVTQGSSQTTTDQQMTGGSLSNPATKTEHHLFDSRLQPNDN, encoded by the exons ATGACAGGGGGAGTCTGTCAAACCCCGCCACTAAAAACAGATGACCGGGGGAGTCTGTCAAACCCCGCCACCAAAAAATCTCTGGAGAACACCACCTGTGTGACTCAAGGCTCCAGCCAAACGACAACGGGATATGACCAACAGATGACAGGGGGAGATCTGTCAAACCCCAGGCCACAAAAACAGCAACACCACCT GGGGGGAGTCTGTCAAACCCCGCCACAAAAACAGAACACCACCTGTGTGACTCAAGGCTCCAGCAAAACGACAACTGACCAACAGATGACAGGGGGAGTCTGTCAAACCCCGCCACAAAAACAGAACACCACATGTGTGACTCAAGGCTCCAGCCAAACGACAACTGACCAACAGATGACAGGGGGAGTCTGTCAAACCCCGCCACAAAAACAGAACACCATCTGTGTGACTCAAGGCTCCAGCCAAACGACAACTGACCAACAGATGACAG GGGGAGTCTGTCAAACCCAGCCACAAAAACAGAACACCACCTGTGTGACTCAAGGCTCCAGCCAAACGACAACTGACCAACAGATGACAGGGGGGAGTCTGTCAAACCCCGCCACAAAAACAGAACACCACCTGTTTGACTCAAGGCT